Proteins encoded in a region of the Streptomyces violaceoruber genome:
- a CDS encoding ATP-binding protein, translating into MPENEPVDPAAPWEYTLYIPNDLRAVTVCRRTLRLILTMHGLIRLVDTAELLATELVSNAVRHTKGPAALRVRWAAGVLRVGAWDADPGPPEPPGNLDALTEAEEGRGLALVRACADLWGWQPLARGGNRGKYVWCDLVAA; encoded by the coding sequence ATGCCCGAGAACGAGCCAGTCGATCCTGCGGCCCCCTGGGAGTACACCCTCTACATCCCGAACGACCTGCGCGCCGTCACCGTCTGCCGCCGCACTCTTCGTCTCATCCTCACCATGCACGGCCTCATCCGCCTCGTGGACACCGCCGAGTTGCTCGCGACCGAGCTGGTCTCCAACGCCGTACGGCACACCAAAGGTCCTGCCGCGCTGCGCGTGCGCTGGGCGGCCGGCGTGCTGCGGGTCGGGGCGTGGGACGCGGACCCGGGGCCGCCGGAGCCGCCCGGGAACCTGGACGCGCTCACGGAGGCGGAGGAGGGGCGCGGCCTCGCGCTCGTGCGGGCGTGTGCCGACCTGTGGGGGTGGCAACCGCTGGCCAGGGGCGGGAACCGGGGCAAGTACGTGTGGTGTGACCTTGTCGCGGCGTAG
- a CDS encoding prepilin peptidase: MSIDSAIDSVMNSAIDIDLVVVLVAALWGAATGALLPRAAYRFSAPSGEAWRERCPDGHPVRGWLGRARCGQCPAGQASHGPRTASLATALVCAALAAATGTRPEAAVWLLLAPVGVLLAVVDLKVRRLPDPLTLPLAGAALVLLGLTALVPEHAGEWTTALLGALALGAGYLVLFLINPAGMGFGDVKLALTAGAVLGWYGWPTLMLGTFAGFLLGALYGGALLVARRADRKTAIPFGPFLIAGAFLGVLAGAYAA, from the coding sequence ATGAGCATCGACTCCGCCATCGACTCCGTCATGAACAGCGCCATCGACATCGACCTCGTGGTCGTCCTCGTCGCCGCGCTGTGGGGCGCGGCGACGGGCGCGCTGCTGCCCCGCGCGGCCTACCGGTTCTCCGCCCCGTCCGGGGAGGCGTGGCGCGAGCGGTGCCCGGACGGGCACCCCGTACGCGGCTGGCTCGGCCGGGCCCGGTGCGGGCAGTGCCCGGCCGGTCAGGCGTCCCACGGTCCGCGCACCGCGTCCCTCGCCACCGCCCTCGTCTGCGCCGCGCTCGCCGCCGCCACCGGGACCCGGCCCGAGGCCGCCGTCTGGCTGCTGCTCGCCCCGGTCGGCGTGCTCCTGGCCGTCGTCGACCTGAAGGTACGGCGGCTGCCCGACCCGCTCACCCTGCCGCTGGCCGGCGCCGCGCTCGTCCTGCTCGGGCTCACCGCGCTCGTGCCCGAGCACGCGGGGGAGTGGACGACCGCCCTGCTGGGCGCCCTCGCCCTCGGCGCCGGCTATCTCGTGCTGTTCCTCATCAACCCGGCCGGCATGGGCTTCGGCGACGTCAAGCTCGCCCTCACGGCCGGTGCCGTCCTCGGCTGGTACGGCTGGCCCACCCTGATGCTGGGCACCTTCGCCGGGTTCCTGCTCGGGGCGCTGTACGGCGGTGCCCTCCTCGTCGCCCGGCGCGCGGACCGCAAGACGGCCATCCCCTTCGGGCCGTTCCTGATCGCGGGCGCCTTCCTCGGCGTCCT
- a CDS encoding bacterial transcriptional activator domain-containing protein, with product MPRRRTTSSSSSTAPSAPSAPRNRTPQPVRVRRRTFGDFVKAFLAFVVLAGLVVGVPFALAVTAGWPFPGGAPSLDWLQREITVQTFLHILTVIVWLAWAQFTACVLVEVKAALSGVGVPGRVPGSGPSQLLARQLVAALLLVGATAASLTPGLSQLGQSLEGNQKPSVAAAQQTPGIFAQQQEQAAATANALAEQAGQAGQDAARADGGSSAAHGDTKYYRIQPPEGRHHDSLWEVAERHLGDGRRYKEIFELNKDRVQPDGSRLSEASLIRPGWIMEMPGDARGGELVEMPDEAPDVSEQVQQQISDYAKSGDHAQGSGGGDAQVSLPEQRPAPTPANPASPVTPATPVPGTGQEHATPAAGQEGHSFGLPEALLAAPLLAAGLLGALGRRRRQAMWQSALGAVGGRRGMEPPTPTGDAQDVQDALLVGADPEGVRLLDRSLRGLAASLTAESRPLPVVYAAWMSGNGDLHLQLAQPAGKPPAPWQQGQDQTFWMLARSDAEGYEEAETAAPYPGLVSLGTMDDSRLLLNLEAVPGIVSLGGTEADRAAVFASVAAELATNGWSDRMTITLVGFGDDLTPLAPNRIRHLDGFEDLFETMSAETRQRRGALGAAGHDSVLTGRTGPAQHTRWAPHLVLLAAQPSDDDALRLAELAADAGRLGIGYLVGTEGTDLPGAAWEMEITGAGRLLAPLLGLELDAQMLPAAQRRAVVELFTDADPGSGPGSDPEGGPGRPANAPPFLVDISEQGRPAVYARLVGSYEIIGLDTPDGERSALLHEALALLLLHREGVHPRVLSSALWPRGVTADVRDALLERLRAWLGSDPDGTPRLGTDATGRLTLAKSVVSDLDVLRSLYYEATQGRGAGSRQVRGRLLTDALVLVRGPLLADRPEGRYRWLTHEIVDAQLPLLVADTGLALSEFHLEKNRAEKAIEALTAALRTAPADERLWHELLRATHTTGDPGRLRALAADLVARSGARGVPPRTEALLDELLPTWREGVSAAG from the coding sequence ATGCCGCGACGCCGCACCACCAGCTCGTCAAGCTCGACGGCTCCCTCGGCACCCTCGGCACCGAGAAACCGCACGCCTCAGCCCGTGCGGGTGCGGCGGCGGACGTTCGGGGACTTCGTCAAGGCGTTCCTTGCCTTCGTCGTGCTGGCGGGGCTGGTCGTCGGGGTGCCGTTCGCGCTGGCCGTGACCGCGGGGTGGCCGTTCCCGGGTGGGGCGCCGAGCCTCGACTGGCTGCAGCGCGAGATCACCGTGCAGACCTTCCTGCACATCCTCACCGTCATCGTCTGGCTCGCCTGGGCGCAGTTCACCGCCTGTGTGCTCGTCGAGGTCAAGGCCGCGCTGTCCGGTGTCGGGGTGCCGGGGCGGGTGCCCGGGTCCGGGCCCAGTCAGCTGCTGGCCCGGCAGCTGGTCGCCGCCCTGCTCCTCGTCGGCGCCACCGCGGCGAGCCTCACGCCGGGGCTGTCGCAGCTGGGGCAGAGCCTGGAGGGGAACCAGAAGCCGTCCGTCGCCGCCGCCCAGCAGACGCCGGGGATCTTCGCCCAGCAGCAGGAACAGGCGGCCGCCACCGCCAACGCCCTGGCCGAGCAGGCGGGACAGGCGGGCCAGGACGCCGCCCGCGCCGACGGCGGCTCCTCCGCCGCGCACGGCGACACGAAGTACTACCGGATCCAGCCGCCCGAGGGGCGTCACCACGACTCCCTCTGGGAGGTGGCCGAACGGCACCTCGGTGACGGGCGGCGGTACAAGGAGATCTTCGAGCTCAACAAGGACCGGGTGCAGCCCGACGGGTCCCGGCTCTCGGAGGCCTCACTCATCCGGCCCGGCTGGATCATGGAGATGCCCGGCGACGCCCGCGGCGGCGAGCTGGTCGAGATGCCCGACGAGGCGCCCGACGTCTCCGAGCAGGTGCAGCAGCAGATCAGCGACTACGCCAAGAGCGGGGACCACGCCCAGGGGAGCGGCGGTGGTGACGCCCAGGTCTCCCTGCCCGAGCAGCGGCCCGCGCCCACACCCGCCAACCCCGCCAGTCCCGTCACACCGGCCACTCCCGTCCCCGGCACGGGTCAGGAGCACGCCACCCCCGCCGCCGGACAGGAGGGCCACTCCTTCGGGCTGCCCGAGGCGCTGCTCGCCGCACCCCTGCTCGCCGCCGGTCTCCTCGGCGCCCTCGGGCGACGGCGCCGGCAGGCGATGTGGCAGTCGGCGCTCGGCGCGGTCGGCGGACGGCGCGGCATGGAGCCGCCCACGCCGACCGGTGACGCCCAGGACGTGCAGGACGCGCTGCTCGTCGGCGCCGACCCCGAGGGCGTACGCCTGCTCGACCGGTCGCTGCGCGGGCTGGCCGCCTCCCTCACCGCCGAGTCCCGCCCGCTGCCCGTCGTCTACGCGGCCTGGATGAGCGGCAACGGCGACCTGCACCTCCAGCTCGCCCAGCCGGCCGGGAAGCCGCCCGCGCCGTGGCAGCAGGGTCAGGACCAGACCTTCTGGATGCTGGCCCGCTCCGACGCCGAGGGGTACGAGGAGGCCGAGACGGCCGCGCCGTACCCCGGGCTCGTCAGTCTCGGCACCATGGACGACTCCCGGCTGCTGCTCAACCTGGAGGCGGTGCCCGGCATCGTCTCGCTCGGCGGTACCGAGGCCGACCGGGCCGCCGTGTTCGCGTCGGTCGCCGCCGAGCTGGCCACCAACGGCTGGTCGGACCGGATGACCATCACCCTGGTCGGGTTCGGGGACGACCTCACGCCTCTCGCGCCCAACCGGATCCGCCATCTCGACGGGTTCGAGGACCTCTTCGAGACCATGTCCGCCGAGACCCGGCAGCGGCGCGGCGCGCTCGGTGCCGCCGGGCACGACTCCGTCCTCACCGGCCGCACCGGGCCCGCCCAGCACACGCGCTGGGCCCCGCACCTCGTCCTGCTGGCCGCCCAGCCCTCCGACGACGACGCGCTGCGACTGGCCGAACTCGCCGCCGACGCCGGCCGGCTCGGCATCGGCTACCTCGTCGGCACCGAGGGCACCGACCTGCCCGGCGCCGCCTGGGAGATGGAGATCACCGGCGCGGGCCGCCTGCTCGCGCCGCTGCTCGGGCTCGAACTGGACGCCCAGATGCTGCCGGCCGCCCAGCGGCGTGCCGTCGTCGAGCTGTTCACCGACGCCGATCCCGGCTCCGGCCCCGGCTCCGACCCGGAGGGCGGGCCCGGCCGGCCGGCCAACGCCCCGCCGTTCCTCGTCGACATCAGCGAGCAGGGACGGCCCGCGGTGTACGCCCGCCTCGTCGGGTCGTACGAGATCATCGGCCTGGACACGCCCGACGGTGAGCGCAGCGCCCTGCTGCACGAGGCGCTGGCGCTGCTCCTGCTGCACCGCGAGGGCGTCCACCCGCGGGTGCTGTCCTCCGCGCTGTGGCCGCGCGGCGTGACGGCGGACGTGCGCGACGCGCTGCTGGAGCGGCTGCGGGCCTGGCTCGGCTCCGACCCCGACGGCACCCCTCGGCTCGGCACCGACGCCACCGGCCGGCTCACCCTTGCCAAGTCCGTCGTCTCCGACCTCGACGTGCTGCGCTCCCTCTACTACGAGGCCACCCAGGGCCGGGGTGCCGGCAGCCGCCAGGTGCGCGGGCGGCTGCTCACCGACGCGCTGGTGCTGGTGCGCGGGCCGCTGCTCGCCGACCGGCCCGAGGGCCGCTACCGCTGGCTCACCCACGAGATCGTCGACGCCCAGCTCCCGCTGCTGGTCGCCGACACCGGGCTGGCGCTCTCCGAGTTCCACCTGGAGAAGAACCGCGCGGAGAAGGCCATCGAGGCGCTGACCGCGGCGCTGCGCACCGCCCCCGCCGACGAACGCCTGTGGCACGAGCTGCTGCGCGCCACCCACACCACCGGGGACCCCGGCCGGCTGCGTGCCCTCGCCGCCGACCTCGTCGCCCGCAGCGGGGCCCGCGGGGTGCCGCCGCGCACCGAGGCGCTGCTCGACGAGCTGCTGCCGACCTGGCGCGAGGGCGTCTCCGCCGCCGGATGA
- a CDS encoding DUF5753 domain-containing protein — protein sequence MKSREAAALLGADSVQMSQIESGVAGVSAKRLRRLAVHYACTDEGLIEALVAMATDRTRGWWEEYRGVLPPVFLDTAEVEHHATALREIVITHVPGLLQTTDYARAVYTYMMPGLPDSELTPRIEHRMRRRCVIEGAEPTPYETIIHEFALRVRVADRAVAQAQLHQILTQIEDGHATVRIIPADQDGFAGAEASMMQACGPVPQLDTVLRDSPTGTAFIDAEPQLNQLRTLFRKVEKASLSPAASRDFIHRLTKEL from the coding sequence ATGAAGTCCAGGGAGGCCGCCGCACTACTCGGCGCCGACTCGGTCCAGATGAGCCAAATCGAGTCCGGGGTCGCCGGGGTGAGCGCCAAACGCCTACGCCGCCTCGCGGTGCACTACGCCTGCACGGACGAAGGGCTGATCGAGGCACTGGTGGCCATGGCCACTGACCGCACCCGTGGCTGGTGGGAGGAATACCGGGGCGTACTGCCCCCAGTCTTCCTGGACACCGCCGAGGTCGAACACCATGCGACGGCCCTGCGGGAAATCGTGATCACTCACGTCCCGGGACTGCTCCAGACCACCGACTACGCCCGCGCGGTGTACACGTACATGATGCCGGGCCTGCCCGACAGCGAACTGACGCCGCGTATCGAACACCGGATGCGGCGGCGCTGCGTGATCGAGGGTGCCGAACCGACGCCCTACGAGACGATCATTCACGAGTTCGCCCTCAGGGTTCGTGTTGCCGACCGCGCCGTGGCACAGGCTCAGCTACACCAAATTCTGACGCAGATCGAGGACGGTCACGCGACCGTCCGCATCATCCCCGCCGACCAGGACGGTTTCGCCGGCGCCGAAGCTTCGATGATGCAGGCATGCGGCCCTGTGCCCCAGTTGGACACGGTGCTTCGGGACTCACCCACGGGCACTGCCTTCATTGATGCGGAACCTCAGCTGAACCAGCTTCGAACACTGTTCCGTAAGGTGGAGAAGGCGTCGCTGAGCCCGGCGGCGTCCCGGGACTTCATCCACCGTTTGACGAAGGAACTGTGA